Proteins co-encoded in one Megalops cyprinoides isolate fMegCyp1 chromosome 1, fMegCyp1.pri, whole genome shotgun sequence genomic window:
- the LOC118783919 gene encoding calcium-activated chloride channel regulator 1-like has protein sequence MLSGSGWQVAVLCLSAVVCMSSCLRLYQNGYEGLLVAINPQVPEDPDLIQSIKSMFREASPFLYKATRHRAFFKEVRILVPVTWRENHTLYLRPTAEDTYRKAQIVVSDPFCQNLAQSPYTVSNGLCGLPGRYIHLTPRYLLDQQVTDKYGPKGRVLVHSWATLRWGVFSEFDTDTPFYRSSLGNIEATRCSKFVEGSSFDKNSGRECQINPDTGLPNADCVFRLRETLNTTASLMYQHFIPEISEFCDDSSHNFEAPNAQNRLCNYRSVWDVIMQSPDFSQGANPPLSTQPAAPSFTLLRARHRVVCLVMDVSGSMGLFDRINRQRQAAEVFVVQTVEEDSKVGLVSFNSAATILASLTEVTGPLSREQLAQRLPSTAGGGTNICTGLRKGFEVLRQDDGETAGDEIILLTDGEDSSASQCLGEVRASGAIVHTIALGPSADPALEQFANITGGRWFFASDSVDSNGLIEVFSDVTSGSGDDTRTPIQLLNAADQVAGGHVFRGTVSLDASVGNNTVFAYTWKTAEPQFSLWDPFSRTYNGTVTRDPSLRLTRLSIPGVAQHGTWLFALLNTDTSPQTLTLTVSSYAVHECVPPVRVTPTLDTTSVIYPKPLTITATVSQGDRPVLGAVVFAILEDSTGVTVRLRLLDDGVGVDVTRDDGVYSAYFFRYSKNGRYSVKVEVEGVEDSVSVKTDVTGNTIPIQSSYIDINGTTHPGAPSGGGLNKTTSALGNFSRTLSSGAITISQVPPNPQQHFPPGRVTDLTASLTNQSQANESVVLEWTAPGEDYYVGTVSSYDIRFSLVPISLRNNFSSTAPLNFSLPSPLPAGQRESVLLSLEEVLSGEGTQLLYFALRAWDKEGLESETSNIAQVSIFIYHPPPPSSSSPPPSPSPPPSSSSPPPSPSPPPSSSSPPPSPSPSPSSSCPPPSPSNKHLSLILPLSIVLPIVFISFCFIFAAVLFRRRRRRRNSQHSSGLAYANSMVMRPKF, from the exons AGCATGTTCAGAGAAGCATCCCCTTTCCTTTACAAAGCCACCAGACATAGAGCTTTCTTCAAGGAGGTCCGGATTTTGGTCCCAGTCACTTGGAGAGAGAATCACACTCTGTACCTCAGACCAACAGCAGAAGACACCTATAGAAAG GCACAGATTGTGGTATCAGACCCATTCTGtcagaacctggctcagagtCCCTACACTGTCTCCAATGGGCTCTGTGGCCTGCCTGGCCGTTACATCCACCTCACCCCTCGCTATCTGCTGGATCAACAGGTCACGGACAAGTATGGACCCAAGG GTCGTGTGCTGGTCCATAGCTGGGCAACTCTGCGCTGGGGAGTGTTCAGTGAATTTGACACCGACACCCCTTTCTACAGGTCCAGCTTGGGGAATATTGAGGCCACCAG GTGCTCCAAATTTGTTGAAGGCTCCTCATTTGACAAAAACAGTGGGAGAGAGTGTCAGATCAACCCTGATACAGGACTGCCCAATGCAGACTGTGTATTTCGACTGAGAGAGACGCTCAACACCACTGCCTCTCTCATGTATCAACACTTCATTCCTGAG ATCAGTGAGTTCTGTGATGACTCCAGCCATAATTTTGAGGCTCCCAACGCCCAGAACAGGCTATGTAATTACCGCAGTGTGTGGGATGTCATCATGCAGTCCCCAGACTTCAGTCAGGGTGCCAACCCCCCCTTGTCCACCCAGCCTGCAGCACCCTCCTTCACCCTGCTCAGGGCCCGGCACCGGGTGGTCTGTCTGGTGATGGATGTCTCTGGGAGTATGGGCTTG TTTGACAGGATAAACAGACAAAGGCAGGCTGCAGAGGTGTTTGTGGTGCAGACAGTAGAGGAGGACTCCAAGGTCGGCCTGGTGTCCTTCAACAGTGCAGCCACCATTCTAGCCAGCTTAACGGAAGTGACCGGCCCACTGTCACGGGAACAGCTGGCACAAAGACTGCCCTCAACTGCTGGTGGGGGCACCAACATCTGTACGGGCTTGAGGAAGGGCTTTGAG GTCCTGAGGCAGGATGATGGTGAGACAGCAGGAGATGAGATCATCCTCCTGACGGATGGGGAGGATTCTTCAGCAAGTCAGTGCCTGGGCGAGGTTAGAGCCTCTGGAGCCATCGTCCATACTATTGCCCTGGGGCCCAGCGCTGACCCTGCTCTAGAGCAATTTGCGAACATCACAG GTGGTCGTTGGTTCTTTGCCTCTGACAGTGTTGATTCTAATGGGCTGATAGAAGTCTTCAGTGATGTCACATCAGGGTCAGGTGATGATACTAGAACACCTATACAG CTGCTGAATGCTGCCGATCAGGTGGCTGGTGGTCACGTTTTCAGGGGCACGGTGAGTCTGGACGCCAGTGTGGGTAACAACACCGTCTTTGCCTACACCTGGAAGACAGCAGAGCCTCAGTTCTCCTTGTGGGACCCCTTCTCCCGCACCTACAATGGGACCGTGACAAGAGACCCTTCCCTGCGCCTCACTCGCCTCAGCATACCTGGCGTGGCCCAG caCGGTACCTGGTTATTCGCTCTTCTCAACACTGATACATCTCCCCAGACTCTGACACTGACTGTGTCCTCTTACGCAGTCCATGAGTGTGTTCCCCCAGTCAGGGTCACCCCCACCCTGGACACTACCAGCGTCATCTACCCTAAGCCACTCACCATCACGGCTACCGTCTCCCAGGGCGATCGTCCCGTTCTCGGGGCTGTGGTCTTCGCCATCCTGGAGGACAGTACTGGGGTGACAGTTAGGCTAAGGCTCCTTGACGATGGCGTAG GAGTGGATGTGACAAGAGATGATGGCGTGTACTCTGCCTATTTCTTCCGCTACTCAAAGAATGGGCGATACAGTGTGAAGGTGGAGGTGGAAGGAGTTGAGGACAGCGTTAGTGTGAAGACAGATGTcacaggaaacaccatccctATCCAGTCTTCTTACATTGACATTAATG GAACAACTCACCCAGGTGCCCCCTCAGGTGGCGGGTTGAACAAAACCACTTCAGCTCTTGGCAATTTCTCTCGTACTCTCAGCAGTGGGGCAATCACTATCAGTCAAGTGCCCCCTAATCCTCAACAACATTTCCCTCCAGGCCGTGTCACTGACCTTACTGCCTCATTGACCAATCAAAGTCAGGCAAATGAAAGTGTGGTTCTGGAGTGGACCGCTCCAGGAGAGGACTACTATGTAGGCACAG TCTCTTCTTATGACATTAGGTTCAGCTTAGTCCCCATCTCTCTTCGTAATAATTTCTCTTCCACTGCACCCCTCAACttctccctgccctccccccttcctgcgggacagagagagtcagtCCTGTTGTCCCTTGAAGAAGTGTTATCTGGAGAAGGGACACAATTGCTGTACTTTGCACTGAGGGCATGGGACAAGGAGGGTTTAGAGTCAGAAACCTCTAACATTGCTCAG GTCTCCATATTCATCTACCACCCTCCACCACCATCTTCTAGCTCTCCGCCACCatccccctcaccaccaccatctTCCAGCTCTCCGCCACCatccccctcaccaccaccatctTCCAGCTCTCCGCCACCATCCCCCTCACCATCACCATCTTCCAGCTGTCCGCCGCCATCCCCCTCCAACAAGCACCTGTCTCtaatcctccccctctccatcgTGTTGCCCATTGTCTTCATTTCTTTCTGCTTCATTTTCGCAGCAGTGCTGTTTCGACGTCGTCGTCGTCGTAGAAATAGTCAGCATTCCTCTGGCCTGGCCTATGCCAATTCCATGGTGATGAGGCCTAAGTTCTGA